The following is a genomic window from Sedimenticola thiotaurini.
TGTTGCTGGATTGGCCGGGGTTCATCGGTCTGCCCACTTCCGCGGCGGCGGTAGCGCAGATGCTGTTACTGATCAAGCGCTATCGTTACCTCTGTTATCCGAATGAGCGCCCTTTCGTACCGGGGGTTATGCCGGAAGTGGAGGATGGCAGCGCGATCGATCGAATCATCGATGAAGTGGAGCAGTTGTTGCGGGACCAGGTGTTTGGTATGCCACCGGCGAAATGGCTCGAACTGCAGGGTTGTGATGCGCTGTTTCACTGGGCCGAAACCAGTTCGCTGCCGCCCGCCCGCATGCTGTACTACCTGCTGGAAAAGGAGTGGGAATCCCTGGGCTCTGCTCAGGTCAGGCCACTGCCCCCTCTCGATCAGGAGTTTCTGCACCAGAACATGGAACCGGCGGATGCGGACCGCTTCATTGCGCAGCCCCAGTTGGGGGACGGGTGCCGGGAAACGTCTCCCTTCACCCGGGTGCGTCACGGGCCCTTGGTATCTGCAGTGGAGGCCCGTTACGGCCCGGGGTTGTTGGCCCGCTTCTGCGCCCGGCTGGTGGAACTGGCGGAGATACCGGGTAGACTAGGCGCCACGCCGACTGGTGAAGCGGTGCCGGACGCGGTCGCACCGGGAGAGCTAGGCATCGCCCAGGTCGAGGCGGCGCGGGGTCGCCTGGTCCATCGACTGCGACTGGCGGACGGGAAGATTGCCCGTTACCAGATTCTGGCGCCGACGGAGTGGAATTTTCATCCGTCCGGAGTGCTGGCGGAAGGGCTGGTGGGATTGCGGGCGGCATCTGCCGAGACCCTGCGCCAACAGGCCGTCCTCTGGATCAATGCCATCGATCCCTGTGTCGGGTATGACCTGCGTATCGAGCGGCATTAAGAACAGGTGAATCTCCAGTACAGATTCGCCGTGATCGAACGACTGGCCAGGGAGGGCCAGGCCGGAACCAGGCTACAGGGAAGTATCGAAGCAGCAGGCTTGATGTATGCACGAAATGTCGATATGTGAAGGTATCCTCCAGGTGATGGAGGAACAGGCGGCCAGCCAGCAGTTTAAACGGGTCAAGTCGGTGTGGCTGGAGATCGGTCCGCTGGCGGGTGTGGAGCTGGATGCATTGCGTTTCGGCTTCGACGTGGTGACCCGGGACAGCCTGGCGGACGGTGCCCGGCTGGAGATTATCGAAATGCCCGGGACGGCCTGGTGCCTGGCGTGTTCCAAGAGCGTGCCGATCCGGCAGCGCTTTGATGCCTGTCCCGAGTGTGGCAGTTTTCAATTACAGATTACCGGCGGCGATGAGCTGCGAATTAAAGAACTGGAGGTGGACTGATGTGTACCGTATGTGGCTGCGGCGAAGGCGAAACACGAATCGAAGGGCAGGACGCGGGGCACGAACACACCCACGGCCATCATCATCACCATCACGGGGATCATCTCCATCCCCGTGATCACGATGACGAACATCTCCCTGTGCAGGCCGAGCAGGAACCGGAACATGTCCCCGGCCGTCATGACCATGTGCATGATCATGATCACGAACACAGCCATGTCCATGAAGGGCATGATCACAATGCCCATGGGCACCACCATGATTACGGTCAGGGTCCGGCCCACGCCCACGCGCCAGGCATGAGCCAGTCGCGCATGGTGCAGATCGAACAGGATATTCTGGGTAAAAACAACGAGTACGCCGCGATCAACCGGCAGCTGTTCCAGGATCGTCAGATCCTGGCGCTGAACCTGGTCTCCAGTCCCGGTTCCGGCAAGACCACCCTGTTGACCCGCAGTATCAACGATCTGAAAGAGGAACTGCCGATTTCCGTAATCGAGGGTGATCAGCAGACCGCCAATGATGCGGATCGTATCCGTGAAACCGGCGTGCCGGCGGTGCAGATCAATACCGGCAAGGGGTGTCACCTGGATGCCCACATGATCGGTCACGCCATGGAGACCCTGCAGCCGGAAGAGGCCAGCCTGCTGTTTATCGAGAACGTGGGTAACCTGGTCTGCCCGGCGGCATTCGACCTGGGCGAGGCACACAAGGTCGCCATCCTGTCGGTCACGGAGGGGGAGGATAAGCCCCTGAAATACCCGGACATGTTCCATGCGGCCAACCTGATGATCCTGAACAAGATCGACCTGTTGCCCTATGTCGATTTCGATGTGGAGAAATGCATCAGCTATGCACGGCGGGTCAATCCCGATATCGAAGTGATCCAGCTGTCGGCCAGGAGCGGTGAAGGGATGGATGGGTGGTATGCCTGGATTCAGTCCAGGATGGCCTGAGCCGCCACCGCGAAACGCACGCAAAGCGGAGTTTGTGCTTGTCTGATCGGCCCGGTCGGGGTCCCCTGCAGCATGCAGGGTGGCGCTGGCCGCAACCGGCCCGTCCACAGGAGTGGTGTCGGTGGCAAACAATCTAGAGGAACTACGGCAATGTGTCTGGCGATTCCTGGAAAAGTAGTCGAAATTGATACCGAGACGGATATGGCGGTCGTCTCGGTGGGTAATGTGAAGAAAGAGGTCTCCACAGCCCTGGTGGAGGATGTGGCGCTTGGTGATTTCCTGCTGATCCACGTGGGCTACGCCCTCAACAAGATCAGCCCGGAGGAGGCGGCCAACACCCTCAAGCTGTTTGAAGAGGCGGGTATGGGCGTGGAGGCATTATGAAATATGTCGACGAGTTCCGTGCCAAAGCGACAGCGCAGAAACTCGCCCGGGCGATCAGCGCCGAAGCGCGTCCGGAGCGCGGCTACAACCTGATGGAGTTCTGCGGCGGCCATACCCATGCCATTTTCCGTTACGGTGTCCAGGATCTGCTGCCGGACAATGTGCGACTGGTGCATGGCCCCGGCTGTCCGGTCTGCGTTCTGCCGATTGCCCGTATCGACATGGCCATCGCCATGGCCGAGCAGCACGGTGTCACGCTCTGCTCCTACGGGGACATGTTGCGGGTGCCCGCTTCCCAGCGCAAAAGCCTGCTGAAGGCGAAAGCGGGGGGCGCGGACATACGCATGGTCTACTCCACCCAGGACGCCCTCAACATCGCCCGCAAACAGCCGGATAAGCAGGTGGTCTTTTTCGCCATCGGCTTCGAAACCACCACACCGCCTACCGCCGTCGCCATCAAGCAGGCCCAGGCCATGGGATTGGAGAATTTCTCCGTTTTCTGTAACCACGTCCTGACCCCCGCCGCCATCCAGAACATCCTGGAGTCGCCGGAAGTACGGGAGCTGGGTACAGTCTCCATCGACGGTTTTCTCGGTCCCTCCCATGTCAGTTCCATCATCGGCAGCCAGCCCTACGAGTTCTTTGCCGAGGAGTTCCAGCGTCCGGTGGTGATCGCCGGTTTTGAACCGCTGGATGTGATGCAGTCGATCCTGATGCTGGTGCGCCAGCTCAACGCCGGGCGGCACGACGTGGAGAATGAGTACACCCGGGTCGTATCACCCGAGGGCAATATCAAGGCGAAACGACTGGTGGCGGAGATCTTTGAGCTGCGTCGCTCCTTCGAATGGCGTGGCCTCGGCTTGGTGCCCTACAGCGCCCTGCGCATCAAGAAACCGTTTGCCGAATTTGATGCGGAGTTGCGCTTCCCGGTGGAGGAGGTGCAGGCCAACGACGTCAAGGGGTGCGAGTGTCCCGCCATCCTGCGTGGGGTGAAGCGACCCACCGACTGTAAACTGTTCGGCACCGTCTGCACCCCGGAGAACCCCATGGGCTCCTGCATGGTCAGCTCC
Proteins encoded in this region:
- a CDS encoding nickel-dependent hydrogenase large subunit, whose amino-acid sequence is MSDVAGNIEGRVDIVLRLSDGIVTDVDIRSSRPIQTPRIFVGKSVGQLLQTLPLLYSICGTAQAQAAVTACEQALGLPADAQRLSAREKLVWLETAKEHLWRVLLDWPGFIGLPTSAAAVAQMLLLIKRYRYLCYPNERPFVPGVMPEVEDGSAIDRIIDEVEQLLRDQVFGMPPAKWLELQGCDALFHWAETSSLPPARMLYYLLEKEWESLGSAQVRPLPPLDQEFLHQNMEPADADRFIAQPQLGDGCRETSPFTRVRHGPLVSAVEARYGPGLLARFCARLVELAEIPGRLGATPTGEAVPDAVAPGELGIAQVEAARGRLVHRLRLADGKIARYQILAPTEWNFHPSGVLAEGLVGLRAASAETLRQQAVLWINAIDPCVGYDLRIERH
- the hypA gene encoding hydrogenase maturation nickel metallochaperone HypA is translated as MSICEGILQVMEEQAASQQFKRVKSVWLEIGPLAGVELDALRFGFDVVTRDSLADGARLEIIEMPGTAWCLACSKSVPIRQRFDACPECGSFQLQITGGDELRIKELEVD
- the hypB gene encoding hydrogenase nickel incorporation protein HypB is translated as MCTVCGCGEGETRIEGQDAGHEHTHGHHHHHHGDHLHPRDHDDEHLPVQAEQEPEHVPGRHDHVHDHDHEHSHVHEGHDHNAHGHHHDYGQGPAHAHAPGMSQSRMVQIEQDILGKNNEYAAINRQLFQDRQILALNLVSSPGSGKTTLLTRSINDLKEELPISVIEGDQQTANDADRIRETGVPAVQINTGKGCHLDAHMIGHAMETLQPEEASLLFIENVGNLVCPAAFDLGEAHKVAILSVTEGEDKPLKYPDMFHAANLMILNKIDLLPYVDFDVEKCISYARRVNPDIEVIQLSARSGEGMDGWYAWIQSRMA
- a CDS encoding HypC/HybG/HupF family hydrogenase formation chaperone — encoded protein: MCLAIPGKVVEIDTETDMAVVSVGNVKKEVSTALVEDVALGDFLLIHVGYALNKISPEEAANTLKLFEEAGMGVEAL
- the hypD gene encoding hydrogenase formation protein HypD; its protein translation is MKYVDEFRAKATAQKLARAISAEARPERGYNLMEFCGGHTHAIFRYGVQDLLPDNVRLVHGPGCPVCVLPIARIDMAIAMAEQHGVTLCSYGDMLRVPASQRKSLLKAKAGGADIRMVYSTQDALNIARKQPDKQVVFFAIGFETTTPPTAVAIKQAQAMGLENFSVFCNHVLTPAAIQNILESPEVRELGTVSIDGFLGPSHVSSIIGSQPYEFFAEEFQRPVVIAGFEPLDVMQSILMLVRQLNAGRHDVENEYTRVVSPEGNIKAKRLVAEIFELRRSFEWRGLGLVPYSALRIKKPFAEFDAELRFPVEEVQANDVKGCECPAILRGVKRPTDCKLFGTVCTPENPMGSCMVSSEGACAAYWTYGRFREQAAS